One window of Oreochromis niloticus isolate F11D_XX linkage group LG23, O_niloticus_UMD_NMBU, whole genome shotgun sequence genomic DNA carries:
- the gng12b gene encoding guanine nucleotide-binding protein G(I)/G(S)/G(O) subunit gamma-12: MSSKMQSSSSIVQARRTVQQLRIEASIERIKVSKASSELMRYCGEHAKNDPLLMGIPASENPFKDKKPCTVL; the protein is encoded by the exons ATGTCATCAAAAATGCAGAGCTCCAGTAGCATAGTTCAGGCCAGACGGACGGTGCAGCAGCTGAGGATAGAAGCCAGCATCGAGAGGATAAAG GTGTCCAAGGCTTCATCGGAGCTGATGCGCTACTGTGGAGAGCACGCCAAGAATGACCCGCTGCTAATGGGTATCCCTGCTTCAGAAAACCCTTTCAAGGACAAGAAGCCTTGCACAGTTTTGTAG